One part of the Segnochrobactrum spirostomi genome encodes these proteins:
- the bla gene encoding class A beta-lactamase yields the protein MADLTRRAAFSALAAPFLLALPLLPARAADAPQSQPGAGGTPARPDAAAAVAKFTAIEQAHGGRLGVVAVEAGTGRRIAYRGDERFPLCNTFEILAAGAVLARVDAGEEHLERRVIFHEDDVVEGSPATQGHVRPPGLTLAEICAAATEYSDNTAANLMLRSLGGPEGLTAFLRSLGDTESRVDRYEPELNDVKPGDPRDTTTPAAMAADLEKLLLGPVLSPTSRAQLAAWMIACKTGLERLRAGLPADWKAGDRTGADGLLVTDDVAILWPPERPPILVAAYYAGGAGAPRQQDAVLAEVGRIVAAAF from the coding sequence ATGGCCGATCTCACGCGCCGCGCCGCGTTTTCGGCGCTTGCCGCGCCTTTCCTTCTCGCCCTGCCTCTGTTGCCGGCCCGCGCCGCCGACGCGCCCCAGTCCCAGCCCGGGGCCGGGGGCACACCCGCACGCCCGGACGCCGCCGCGGCGGTGGCGAAGTTCACCGCGATCGAGCAGGCGCACGGCGGCCGCCTCGGCGTCGTCGCGGTCGAGGCCGGCACCGGGCGCCGCATCGCCTATCGCGGCGACGAGCGCTTTCCCCTCTGCAACACCTTCGAGATCCTCGCGGCCGGCGCCGTGCTCGCCCGCGTCGATGCCGGGGAGGAGCACCTGGAACGGCGGGTGATCTTCCACGAGGACGACGTCGTCGAAGGCTCGCCGGCGACCCAGGGACACGTCCGGCCACCGGGCCTCACCCTCGCCGAGATCTGCGCCGCCGCGACCGAATACAGCGACAACACCGCGGCGAACCTGATGCTGCGCAGCCTCGGCGGACCGGAAGGGCTGACCGCCTTCCTGCGCTCGCTCGGCGACACCGAGAGCCGCGTCGATCGCTACGAGCCCGAGCTCAACGACGTGAAGCCGGGCGATCCCCGCGACACCACCACGCCGGCTGCGATGGCGGCCGACCTCGAGAAACTCCTCCTCGGACCGGTGCTCTCGCCGACCTCCCGCGCGCAGCTCGCCGCCTGGATGATCGCCTGCAAGACCGGCCTGGAACGCCTCCGCGCCGGGTTGCCGGCGGACTGGAAGGCGGGCGACCGCACCGGAGCGGACGGCCTCCTCGTCACCGATGATGTCGCCATCCTGTGGCCGCCCGAGCGGCCGCCGATCCTCGTCGCCGCCTATTATGCCGGTGGGGCCGGTGCACCGCGGCAGCAGGACGCCGTTCTCGCCGAGGTCGGCCGGATCGTCGCCGCCGCGTTCTGA
- a CDS encoding FGGY family carbohydrate kinase — protein MGRGRLLVLDAGSSSLKAVAFDEAGQVLAEASADYPTASPGLGAAEQDCDDWWRAARGAVQCVASVLGAAFAPEAIALTGSMQNFVVVGPDGRPDGPAVLYSDARLTAARAHVLRARLPGDFEREVGNRLDPAMSIFRAMDLADAAPARLAAARALLFGAKDVLIHRMTGRAVIDPTTASLSGFFSLARRRWDPDIVAASRLPAAILPEVVPADARVGPLLPESAAELGLPAGLPVYGGAGDGGAATWGAEADGHGTPYVYLGTTGWVAATMSLAQAAPPRDCHTLAAPVGEDVIVVAPFLNAGSTVAWVADLTGRPIDDLVAAGAALDSTPPALLFLPYLIGERSPFEDRTVRGGFLGLGKEHGADALAYAVLEGIAHAVRHNLSTLPIVPKRMTVIGGTRQPLLMQLIADVTNIPVVETPLTRSGTARGVYRLVAPALGFTDGAGETSPAYCRRSERAARAERRYRTYLAVSRVARDLAETFSEGQPGA, from the coding sequence GTGGGAAGAGGTCGGTTGCTGGTGCTCGATGCCGGATCGTCGTCGCTGAAGGCGGTGGCGTTCGACGAAGCCGGGCAGGTCTTGGCCGAGGCGAGCGCGGACTATCCGACGGCGAGCCCCGGGCTCGGCGCGGCCGAGCAGGATTGCGACGATTGGTGGCGGGCGGCGCGCGGCGCCGTTCAGTGCGTCGCGTCGGTCCTCGGCGCGGCGTTCGCGCCCGAAGCGATCGCCCTCACTGGTTCGATGCAGAACTTCGTCGTGGTCGGCCCCGACGGCCGACCCGACGGCCCGGCGGTGCTCTACAGCGACGCGCGGCTCACGGCGGCCCGCGCCCATGTATTGCGGGCGCGGCTGCCCGGCGATTTCGAGCGGGAGGTCGGCAACCGCCTCGATCCGGCGATGTCGATCTTCCGCGCGATGGACCTCGCCGACGCGGCCCCCGCGCGGCTCGCCGCCGCCCGCGCGCTCCTGTTCGGCGCCAAGGACGTCCTCATCCATCGCATGACCGGGCGGGCGGTGATCGATCCGACCACCGCAAGCCTGTCCGGCTTTTTCTCCCTCGCCCGGCGGCGCTGGGACCCGGACATCGTGGCCGCATCGCGCCTGCCGGCGGCGATCCTGCCGGAAGTCGTCCCCGCCGATGCCCGCGTTGGGCCGCTTCTACCGGAGTCGGCGGCCGAGCTCGGCCTTCCCGCCGGCCTGCCGGTCTATGGTGGTGCCGGCGACGGCGGCGCGGCGACCTGGGGCGCCGAGGCGGACGGCCACGGCACGCCTTACGTCTATCTCGGCACCACCGGCTGGGTGGCGGCCACCATGAGCCTCGCGCAGGCGGCCCCGCCCCGGGATTGCCACACCTTGGCGGCACCGGTCGGGGAGGACGTCATCGTCGTCGCCCCCTTCCTCAATGCCGGCTCGACGGTCGCATGGGTTGCGGACCTGACTGGGCGGCCGATCGACGACCTGGTCGCGGCGGGGGCGGCCCTCGATTCCACCCCGCCGGCGCTCCTGTTCCTGCCCTATCTGATCGGCGAGCGTTCGCCCTTCGAGGACCGCACCGTGCGCGGTGGCTTCCTCGGCCTCGGCAAGGAGCACGGCGCGGACGCTCTCGCTTATGCCGTGCTCGAAGGCATCGCCCATGCGGTGCGCCACAATCTCTCGACGCTGCCGATCGTGCCGAAGCGCATGACGGTGATCGGCGGCACCCGCCAGCCGCTCCTGATGCAGCTCATCGCCGACGTGACCAACATTCCGGTGGTCGAGACGCCGTTGACCCGCTCCGGCACGGCGCGCGGGGTCTATCGGCTGGTCGCGCCTGCGCTGGGCTTCACCGATGGAGCGGGGGAAACGTCGCCCGCTTATTGCCGCCGTTCGGAGCGCGCCGCCCGTGCCGAACGGCGATACCGGACCTATCTCGCCGTCTCGCGGGTGGCCCGCGATCTCGCCGAGACTTTTTCCGAAGGCCAGCCGGGTGCCTGA
- a CDS encoding CarD family transcriptional regulator: MATPVKKTPQRHGFKTNEHIVYPAHGVGQIVAIEEREVAGHKLELVVITFEKDKMTLRVPTAKIASVGMRKLSDTETVEKALATVRGRARIKRTMWSRRAQEYEAKINSGDLIAIAEVVRDLYRADSQPEQSYSERQLYEAALDRMAREIAVVHEVSETEAVREIEAQLAKSPRRTTAVKTAEADEEAEDEVAEEAEEQDEAA; the protein is encoded by the coding sequence ATGGCCACCCCGGTAAAGAAGACGCCGCAGCGTCACGGGTTCAAGACGAACGAGCACATCGTGTATCCGGCCCACGGCGTGGGCCAGATCGTCGCGATCGAAGAGCGTGAAGTGGCGGGCCACAAGCTCGAACTCGTCGTCATCACGTTCGAGAAGGACAAGATGACGCTGCGCGTTCCGACCGCGAAGATCGCGTCCGTCGGCATGCGCAAGCTGTCCGACACCGAGACGGTCGAGAAGGCACTCGCCACCGTGCGCGGTCGCGCGCGCATCAAGCGCACGATGTGGAGCCGCCGCGCCCAGGAATACGAGGCGAAGATCAATTCGGGCGATCTCATCGCGATCGCCGAGGTTGTGCGCGATCTCTACCGCGCCGACAGCCAGCCCGAGCAGTCCTATTCCGAGCGTCAGCTCTACGAGGCCGCGCTCGATCGCATGGCCCGCGAGATTGCCGTCGTTCACGAAGTCTCCGAGACCGAGGCCGTGCGCGAGATCGAAGCGCAGCTCGCCAAGAGCCCGCGCCGTACCACCGCCGTGAAGACCGCCGAAGCCGACGAAGAGGCCGAGGACGAGGTCGCCGAGGAGGCTGAGGAGCAGGACGAGGCCGCCTGA
- a CDS encoding RNA polymerase factor sigma-32 — MVRAAMRAPYLERGEEQALAVRWREKRDQHALHQLAQAHMRLVIAVAARFRYFGLPMSDLIQEGHVGLLEAAQRFEPERDIRFATYATWWIRAAIQDYVLRNWSIVRGGTSSTQKALFFNLRRLRAKLAVDGTRSETEIQQEIALAIGVSTSDVATMQTRLSGSDLSLNAPLTEGDDGSERQDFLVDDHPLPDETVGEAIDDARRKVWLQDALRSLSPRELVIVRERRLKDEGETLEALGTTLGISKERVRQIEARALEKLKAVLISEHPEAVRRLS, encoded by the coding sequence ATGGTGCGCGCCGCCATGCGGGCGCCCTATCTCGAACGCGGCGAAGAGCAGGCCCTCGCGGTGCGCTGGCGCGAGAAGCGCGACCAGCACGCGCTGCACCAGCTCGCCCAGGCCCACATGCGCCTCGTCATCGCCGTGGCGGCCCGCTTCCGCTATTTCGGCCTGCCGATGAGCGACCTCATCCAGGAAGGGCATGTCGGTCTTCTCGAGGCCGCACAGCGCTTCGAGCCGGAGCGCGACATCCGCTTCGCGACCTACGCGACGTGGTGGATCCGTGCCGCCATCCAGGATTATGTCCTGCGCAACTGGTCGATTGTGCGCGGCGGCACCTCCTCGACCCAGAAGGCGCTGTTCTTCAACCTGCGCCGGCTGCGCGCGAAGCTCGCCGTCGATGGAACGCGCTCGGAGACGGAGATCCAGCAGGAGATCGCCCTCGCGATCGGCGTGTCGACCTCCGACGTCGCCACCATGCAGACGCGGCTGTCGGGCTCCGACCTCTCGCTCAATGCCCCACTCACCGAAGGCGATGACGGCAGCGAGCGTCAGGACTTCCTCGTCGACGACCATCCGCTACCCGACGAGACGGTCGGCGAGGCGATCGACGACGCCCGCCGCAAGGTGTGGCTTCAGGATGCGCTGCGGTCGCTGAGCCCGCGCGAACTCGTCATCGTGCGCGAGCGCCGGCTGAAGGACGAAGGCGAGACCCTGGAAGCGCTCGGCACCACGCTCGGCATCTCCAAGGAGCGCGTGCGCCAGATCGAGGCGCGCGCCCTCGAGAAGCTCAAGGCGGTCCTCATCTCCGAGCACCCGGAGGCGGTTCGGCGGCTCTCCTGA
- the polA gene encoding DNA polymerase I: protein MVRPMPNDSAPSLASAPPVRPGDHVFLVDGSSFVFRAYFQSMNQDRKYNYRSDGLPTGAVRLFCTKLLQFVRDGAVGIRPTHLAIIFDKSENSFRKAIYPPYKAHRPDPPADLVPQFPLMRAAVRAFGLIPIEQDTYEADDLIATYAREANAAGADVLIISADKDLMQLIRPGVAMYDPASGEAKRGSFRPERRIGYDEVVDYFGVPPEKVVDVQSLAGDATDNVPGVPGIGIKTAAQLIGEYGDLDTLLARAAEIKQPKRRESLLANAEQARISRRLVALVDDVKVEVPLADLTLVEPEPKPLVAFLKAMEFTTLTRRIAELGGVDVSAIEPDPFYAVGNFGPGTADAGLGDDVAPEGGAEAAPVAVGEAEPPREAPGEGPGSLAIARRQALGGAAVDHAAYETITSTEQLERWIAAAFEAGVVAVDTETNSLDPMQADLVGVSLATAPGRAAYLPLLHKAGDDGLFGGGLVPDQVPVREALDRLKPLLEDPSVLKVGQNLKFDWLLLSRYGIEIAPYDDTMLISYALDAGDRSHGMDDLSERHLGHKPIAFKDVAGSGKAQITFDRVPVDRATHYAAEDADITLRLWLVLKPRLAAEGMTSVYERLERPMIPVLARMERRGIAIDRQILSRLSGEFAQTMARVEAEIADLAGEPFNVASPKQLGEILFERMAIPGGKKTKTGAWGTGADVLEDLAAQGHVLPAKVLEWRQVAKLKSTYTDALPSYLHPETKRVHTSFSLASTTTGRLSSSEPNIQNIPVRTEEGRKIRSAFVAEPGTRLVSADYSQIELRVLAHVADIPQLKKAFADGIDIHAMTASEMFGVPVEGMDPAVRRRAKAINFGIIYGISAFGLAAQLGIGRDEAGAYIRRYFERFPGIRAYMDGTKAFARQHGYVETIFGRRAHYPEIGSSNPSMRAFMERAAINAPIQGSAADIIRRAMVRMEGALAKAKLDAQMLLQVHDELVFQVPEAQVADTIPVIVEVMESAPFPVVELSVPLKVDARAALNWDEAH, encoded by the coding sequence ATGGTCCGCCCCATGCCGAACGACAGCGCCCCCTCCCTCGCTTCCGCCCCTCCGGTCCGGCCCGGCGACCACGTCTTCCTGGTCGACGGCTCGTCCTTCGTGTTCCGGGCCTATTTCCAGTCCATGAACCAGGACCGGAAATACAATTACCGCTCCGACGGGCTGCCGACGGGGGCGGTGCGGCTGTTCTGCACCAAGCTCCTGCAGTTCGTGCGGGACGGCGCCGTCGGCATCCGGCCGACCCATCTCGCCATCATCTTCGACAAGTCGGAAAACTCGTTCCGCAAGGCGATCTATCCGCCCTACAAGGCGCACCGGCCCGATCCGCCGGCGGACCTCGTGCCGCAATTTCCGCTGATGCGGGCGGCGGTGCGCGCCTTCGGCCTGATCCCGATCGAGCAGGACACCTACGAGGCCGACGACCTCATCGCGACCTATGCCCGCGAGGCGAACGCCGCCGGCGCTGACGTCCTCATCATCTCCGCCGACAAGGACCTGATGCAGCTCATCCGGCCCGGCGTCGCGATGTACGATCCGGCGTCCGGCGAGGCCAAGCGCGGCTCGTTCCGCCCCGAGCGGCGGATCGGCTACGACGAAGTCGTCGACTATTTCGGCGTCCCCCCGGAGAAGGTCGTCGACGTGCAGTCGCTCGCAGGCGATGCCACCGACAACGTGCCCGGCGTGCCCGGCATCGGCATCAAGACCGCGGCGCAGCTCATCGGCGAATATGGCGATCTCGACACGCTGCTCGCCCGCGCGGCCGAGATCAAGCAGCCGAAGCGGCGCGAGAGCCTCCTCGCCAATGCCGAGCAGGCGCGGATCTCCCGCCGCCTCGTGGCGCTCGTCGACGACGTCAAGGTCGAGGTGCCGCTCGCCGATCTGACCCTCGTGGAACCGGAGCCGAAGCCCCTCGTCGCCTTCCTGAAGGCGATGGAATTCACCACCCTGACCCGCCGCATCGCCGAGCTCGGCGGCGTCGACGTCTCCGCGATCGAGCCTGATCCGTTCTACGCCGTCGGCAATTTCGGTCCCGGCACGGCGGACGCCGGCCTCGGCGACGACGTGGCGCCCGAGGGCGGCGCGGAGGCCGCGCCCGTTGCCGTCGGCGAGGCGGAGCCGCCACGCGAGGCGCCGGGCGAAGGGCCGGGCTCGCTCGCCATCGCCCGCCGTCAGGCGCTCGGCGGGGCGGCGGTGGACCACGCCGCCTACGAGACCATCACCTCGACCGAGCAGCTCGAACGCTGGATCGCGGCGGCGTTCGAGGCGGGGGTGGTCGCGGTCGATACCGAGACCAACTCGCTCGATCCGATGCAGGCCGATCTCGTCGGGGTGAGTCTGGCGACCGCGCCGGGCCGCGCCGCCTATCTGCCGCTCTTGCACAAGGCGGGCGACGACGGCCTGTTCGGCGGCGGCCTCGTCCCCGACCAGGTTCCGGTCCGCGAGGCGCTCGACCGGCTGAAGCCCCTGCTCGAGGACCCGTCGGTCCTCAAGGTCGGGCAGAACCTCAAATTTGATTGGCTGCTGCTCTCCCGCTACGGCATCGAGATCGCGCCCTACGACGACACCATGCTGATCTCCTATGCCCTCGATGCGGGCGACCGCAGCCACGGCATGGACGATCTCTCGGAGCGTCACCTCGGCCACAAGCCGATCGCCTTCAAGGACGTCGCCGGCAGCGGCAAGGCGCAGATCACGTTCGACCGGGTCCCCGTCGACCGCGCCACCCATTATGCGGCCGAGGACGCCGACATCACGCTCCGGCTCTGGCTGGTGCTGAAGCCGCGGCTCGCCGCCGAGGGCATGACGAGCGTCTACGAGCGGCTGGAACGGCCGATGATCCCGGTGCTCGCCCGCATGGAGCGGCGCGGCATCGCCATCGACCGGCAGATCCTGTCACGGCTCTCCGGTGAGTTCGCCCAGACGATGGCCCGCGTCGAGGCCGAGATCGCCGACCTCGCCGGCGAACCCTTCAACGTCGCCTCGCCGAAGCAACTCGGCGAGATCCTGTTCGAGCGCATGGCGATCCCGGGCGGCAAGAAAACCAAGACCGGCGCCTGGGGCACCGGGGCGGACGTGCTCGAAGACCTCGCCGCCCAGGGCCACGTCCTGCCGGCCAAGGTTCTCGAATGGCGGCAGGTCGCCAAGCTGAAATCGACCTATACGGACGCGCTGCCCAGCTATCTCCATCCCGAGACGAAGCGGGTGCACACCTCGTTCTCGCTCGCCTCGACGACGACGGGGCGGTTATCGTCCTCGGAACCCAACATCCAGAACATTCCGGTGCGCACCGAAGAGGGGCGCAAGATCCGCTCGGCGTTCGTCGCCGAGCCGGGAACGCGGCTCGTCTCGGCCGATTACAGCCAGATCGAACTGCGCGTGCTCGCCCACGTCGCCGACATCCCGCAGCTCAAGAAGGCGTTCGCCGACGGCATCGACATCCACGCGATGACGGCGTCGGAGATGTTCGGGGTGCCGGTCGAAGGCATGGACCCGGCGGTGCGCCGGCGCGCCAAGGCCATCAATTTCGGCATCATCTACGGGATTTCGGCGTTCGGGCTCGCCGCCCAGCTCGGCATCGGCCGCGACGAGGCGGGCGCCTATATCCGGCGCTATTTCGAGCGCTTCCCCGGCATCCGCGCCTACATGGACGGCACCAAGGCGTTCGCCCGCCAGCACGGCTATGTCGAGACGATCTTCGGCCGCCGCGCCCATTATCCGGAGATCGGCTCGTCGAACCCGTCGATGCGGGCCTTCATGGAGCGGGCCGCGATCAACGCGCCGATCCAGGGCTCGGCCGCCGACATCATCCGCCGCGCCATGGTGCGCATGGAAGGCGCGCTCGCCAAGGCGAAGCTCGACGCCCAGATGCTGCTCCAGGTCCACGACGAACTCGTGTTCCAGGTGCCCGAGGCTCAGGTCGCCGATACGATCCCGGTGATCGTCGAGGTGATGGAGAGTGCACCGTTCCCGGTCGTCGAGCTCTCGGTGCCGCTCAAGGTCGATGCCCGCGCCGCCCTCAATTGGGACGAGGCGCACTGA
- the fumC gene encoding class II fumarate hydratase: MEDKAAKVRIEEDALGDVEVPAEHLWGAQTERSRENFRIGTDRFVFTRPVIRSLGILKKAAALANGELGQLSKEKVELIAKAADDVIEGRLDSEFPLVVFQTGSGTQTNMNANEVIANRAIQIAGGVIGSKKPIHPNDDVNHSQSSNDTFPTAMHIAAAEEIVHRTIPAVRKLADTLAARGKAYESIVMVGRTHLQDATPLTFGQLVGGWVAQLDHAIAGIETALGGIRNLAIGGTAVGTGLNADPEFGATVAKHVAAITGQPFLSAENKFAALSAHDEMVNVSASLRTLAGALMKIANDVRWYACGPRAGFAEILIPENEPGSSIMPGKINPTQCEALTMVAVQVFGNDHAVAFAGSQGNFQLNVYKPVMLHNVLESADLIADGCLSFEEHCASGITPNEKRIREHLENSLMLVTALNPHIGYEKSAKIALTAHREDLSLREAALKLGFLTNEQFDEWVRPEDMTHPLKKKK, encoded by the coding sequence ATGGAAGACAAAGCCGCCAAGGTCCGCATTGAAGAGGACGCGCTCGGCGATGTGGAAGTGCCCGCCGAACACCTCTGGGGCGCGCAGACGGAACGGTCCCGCGAGAATTTCCGCATCGGCACCGACCGCTTCGTCTTCACCCGCCCGGTCATCCGCTCGCTCGGCATCCTGAAGAAGGCGGCGGCGCTCGCGAACGGCGAGCTCGGCCAGCTTTCGAAGGAGAAGGTCGAGCTGATCGCCAAGGCGGCCGACGACGTCATCGAGGGTCGGCTCGATTCCGAGTTCCCGCTGGTGGTGTTCCAGACCGGCTCCGGCACCCAGACCAACATGAACGCCAACGAGGTGATCGCCAACCGCGCGATCCAGATCGCCGGCGGCGTGATCGGCTCCAAGAAGCCGATCCATCCGAACGACGACGTCAACCATTCGCAGTCGTCGAACGACACCTTCCCGACCGCCATGCACATCGCGGCGGCGGAGGAGATCGTTCACCGCACCATTCCGGCGGTGCGCAAGCTTGCCGACACCCTCGCCGCCCGCGGCAAGGCCTATGAATCGATCGTGATGGTCGGCCGCACCCATCTTCAGGATGCGACGCCGCTCACCTTCGGTCAGCTCGTCGGCGGCTGGGTCGCCCAGCTCGATCACGCCATCGCCGGCATCGAGACCGCGCTCGGCGGTATCCGCAACCTCGCCATCGGTGGCACCGCGGTCGGCACCGGCCTCAATGCCGATCCGGAGTTCGGCGCCACCGTCGCCAAGCACGTCGCGGCGATCACCGGCCAGCCGTTCCTCTCGGCCGAGAACAAGTTCGCCGCCCTCTCGGCCCACGACGAGATGGTCAACGTCAGCGCCTCCCTGCGCACCCTCGCCGGCGCCCTGATGAAGATCGCCAACGACGTGCGCTGGTATGCCTGCGGCCCGCGCGCCGGCTTCGCCGAGATCCTGATCCCGGAGAACGAGCCGGGCTCCTCGATCATGCCGGGCAAGATCAACCCGACCCAGTGCGAGGCGCTGACGATGGTCGCTGTCCAGGTGTTCGGCAACGACCACGCGGTCGCCTTCGCCGGCAGCCAGGGCAACTTCCAGCTCAACGTCTACAAGCCGGTGATGCTGCACAACGTGCTCGAATCCGCCGACCTGATCGCCGACGGCTGCCTGAGCTTCGAGGAGCATTGCGCGAGCGGCATCACGCCGAACGAGAAGCGCATCCGCGAGCATCTCGAGAATTCGCTGATGCTCGTCACCGCGCTCAACCCGCACATCGGCTACGAGAAGTCGGCGAAGATCGCGCTCACCGCCCACCGCGAGGACCTGAGCCTGCGCGAAGCGGCCCTGAAGCTCGGCTTCCTGACCAACGAGCAGTTCGACGAGTGGGTCCGTCCCGAGGACATGACGCACCCGCTCAAGAAGAAGAAGTAA
- a CDS encoding HPF/RaiA family ribosome-associated protein produces MDAPLQIAFRHTAPSEALETLIRARAEKLGRYHPHIIAGRVVVEIPHRSAASARPPVALAVEIDVPGRTLVARDEGIVHQAKADQTALVNRVFAAIERRLASDAALKRGAIKTSEAAGETGRISRLFPAQSYGFIEIKEGPDLYFTRNAVQSGSFDTLAEGSLVEITRATTEGPMGPQASSVRPFGAVAA; encoded by the coding sequence ATGGACGCGCCGCTTCAGATCGCTTTCCGCCACACCGCCCCGTCCGAGGCGCTCGAAACGCTGATCCGGGCGCGGGCCGAAAAGCTCGGACGCTACCATCCGCACATCATCGCCGGCCGCGTCGTGGTCGAGATTCCGCACCGCTCCGCCGCGAGCGCCCGCCCACCGGTCGCGCTCGCCGTCGAAATCGACGTGCCCGGCCGCACGCTGGTCGCTCGCGACGAGGGCATCGTGCATCAGGCGAAGGCCGACCAGACCGCGCTCGTCAATCGCGTGTTCGCCGCGATCGAGCGCCGGCTCGCCTCCGATGCCGCCCTGAAACGCGGGGCAATCAAGACGAGCGAGGCCGCAGGGGAAACCGGCCGCATCTCCCGTCTGTTCCCGGCGCAGAGCTACGGCTTCATCGAGATCAAAGAGGGGCCGGACCTCTACTTCACCCGCAATGCGGTGCAGTCGGGGAGTTTCGACACCCTCGCCGAGGGGAGCCTCGTCGAGATCACCCGCGCCACGACCGAAGGCCCGATGGGCCCCCAGGCGAGTTCCGTCCGGCCCTTCGGCGCCGTGGCGGCCTGA
- a CDS encoding metallophosphoesterase family protein, which yields MAEFRFLHAADIHLDSPLHGLARYEGLPVEEIRGATRAAFDNLVARAIEEAVDFVLIAGDLFDGDWRDMGTGLYFARAMGRLDQAGIPVFIIAGNHDAASVVTRSVPWPANVRLFGSRKPETHLLPALSVAIHGQSFHTPATTDNLALAYPSAEPGLFNIGMLHTALAGRPGHEAYAPCSVDDLRTKAYDYWALGHVHDFEHVSTEPPIVFPGNIQGRTIRETGAKGAVLVTVTDRAVRAIERIELDVIRWVRAEIDCSGASADLTERMRVTLSALHDRNEAGLPQIVRLSLVGATPAAGALHDRAAGLRDDARAIAAAISPDLHIEKVKVLVSEPAADRPALGDDLSALIEEAAADPGLIRVLSADLEKFMLAAETHLGPAEEDDLRRAAGEGNWPTVLARAAIALRARLTGDASPERDA from the coding sequence TTGGCCGAGTTCCGCTTCCTCCACGCAGCCGACATTCATCTCGACAGCCCGCTCCACGGTCTGGCGCGCTACGAAGGGCTGCCGGTCGAGGAAATCCGCGGGGCGACCCGCGCGGCGTTCGACAATCTGGTCGCCCGCGCGATCGAGGAGGCGGTCGATTTCGTCCTGATCGCCGGCGATCTGTTCGACGGCGATTGGCGCGACATGGGCACCGGCCTCTATTTCGCCCGCGCCATGGGACGCCTCGATCAGGCGGGCATTCCGGTCTTCATCATCGCGGGAAACCACGACGCCGCCTCGGTCGTCACCCGCAGTGTGCCCTGGCCCGCCAATGTGCGCCTGTTCGGCAGCCGCAAGCCGGAGACGCATCTCCTCCCCGCGCTCAGCGTTGCAATCCACGGCCAGAGTTTCCACACGCCCGCAACGACCGACAACCTCGCCCTCGCCTACCCGTCCGCCGAGCCCGGCCTCTTCAACATCGGCATGCTGCACACGGCGCTTGCCGGACGGCCGGGACACGAAGCCTATGCGCCGTGCAGCGTCGACGACCTGCGCACCAAGGCCTACGATTATTGGGCGCTCGGCCACGTCCACGATTTCGAGCACGTCTCGACCGAACCCCCGATCGTCTTTCCCGGCAATATCCAGGGCCGCACCATCCGCGAGACCGGCGCCAAGGGCGCGGTCCTCGTCACCGTCACCGACCGGGCGGTGCGCGCGATCGAGCGCATCGAGCTCGACGTCATCCGCTGGGTGCGCGCGGAGATCGATTGTTCCGGCGCCTCGGCCGACCTGACGGAGCGGATGCGTGTGACGCTTTCCGCCCTGCACGACCGCAACGAGGCCGGCCTGCCGCAGATCGTGCGTCTCTCTCTCGTCGGTGCGACGCCGGCCGCAGGCGCGCTGCACGACCGCGCCGCCGGCCTGCGCGACGACGCCCGCGCCATCGCGGCGGCGATCTCGCCGGATCTTCACATCGAGAAGGTGAAGGTTCTGGTAAGCGAGCCCGCCGCCGACCGGCCGGCGCTCGGCGACGATCTCTCCGCCCTGATCGAGGAGGCAGCCGCCGACCCCGGACTGATCCGGGTGCTTTCCGCTGACCTCGAGAAGTTCATGCTCGCCGCCGAGACCCATCTCGGTCCTGCGGAAGAGGACGATCTACGCCGCGCCGCGGGCGAGGGAAACTGGCCGACCGTGCTCGCCCGCGCGGCGATCGCCTTGCGGGCGCGCCTCACCGGCGACGCATCGCCCGAGCGGGACGCCTGA